A genomic region of Plasmodium cynomolgi strain B DNA, chromosome 5, whole genome shotgun sequence contains the following coding sequences:
- a CDS encoding MAC/Perforin domain containing protein (putative) yields MGLKCYAICASALMLHLSVRCVSKSEDLFNPGLYTSNVDTSEKEHLINYLGMTYDIIRGNPLGDPLYALDMGYRRYVLRNKLSTRSDREGEESEHPLTEDQRGNQDGLSYTAYKRTNVKCSSGKEIHIINELDDINKEYNSYNFEAQYDIHPFNASNYYKMLVGRINKGDSIILQKEICVKYLFSLSERRDDMLDPFFLNMLDELGKNYQNIGGDKYKCNLQSYRNNKYSEECLKTVTPWMTFFNLYGTHFISGVYYGGRVINNLFVENDYLTEGGRKIRLYTKRLNLFGGASRGGHHRGILFFGSVISSEKVRHIAERIVMVEGGSEAEVAPFAQTGENNPHGRKNGTTKISHKKWKNSIKGSSAKPVKLILIPFSDFIESADEKNAYYKALEFYSNLTYANYNPYPFQLNRSEKDLYKMHIKRWNQYIDKNINFNVMPKCKTGEKILSGFIITNKKRLYDDNNVMHVCPLSTECSSGINIESDKSFEFGWVLCSRENLQEIHQMKKLVQGNTTVITCPSKMKIGFGFSLTMQKGIQTNMKIEPCRSNVASCGLPPQVGENSQGFLWVNCLPSNKRLLLETLESKSFSEKMHLNDNALVRLECSRGKFIIAGFAVDYTASSIDDYLICPVGSSACELKIRVEQ; encoded by the coding sequence ATGGGACTGAAATGCTACGCCATTTGCGCGTCCGCACTGATGCTTCACCTGTCGGTGCGCTGCGTTTCGAAAAGTGAAGACCTGTTTAACCCCGGTTTATACACCAGTAATGTTGACACCTCAGAAAAGGAACACTTAATAAATTACCTAGGAATGACGTACGACATTATTAGGGGAAACCCGTTGGGAGATCCTCTATACGCGTTAGACATGGGGTACAGAAGGTATGTCCTAAGGAATAAGCTAAGCACAAGGAGTGATCGGGAAGGTGAAGAAAGTGAGCACCCTTTAACAGAGGATCAAAGGGGCAATCAGGATGGCTTATCTTACACAGCCTACAAGAGGACGAACGTGAAATGCTCAAGCGGTAAGGAGATACACATAATTAACGAATTAGACGACATCAATAAGGAATATAATAGTTACAATTTCGAAGCGCAGTATGATATTCACCCTTTTAACGCATCgaattattacaaaatgCTGGTAGGAAGAATTAACAAGGGAGATTCCATAATCCTGCAGAAAGAAATTTGTGTAAAGTATTTGTTCTCTTTATCAGAAAGGAGGGACGATATGCTGGACCCGTTCTTTCTAAACATGTTGGATGAACTGGGGAAGAATTACCAAAACATCGGGGGGGACAAGTACAAATGCAATCTGCAATCTTACaggaataataaatatagcGAGGAATGCCTTAAAACGGTTACGCCCTGGATGACATTCTTCAATTTGTATGGAACGCACTTCATATCGGGGGTTTACTACGGGGGGAGGGtgataaataatttgtttgtaGAGAATGACTATCTGACAGAGGGTGGTAGAAAAATTCGTCTGTACACGAAACGGTTGAACCTGTTTGGCGGTGCGAGCAGAGGGGGGCACCACCGTGGCATTTTGTTCTTCGGCTCGGTTATATCGAGTGAAAAAGTCAGGCATATAGCTGAACGGATCGTCATGGTGGAAGGGGGTAGCGAAGCAGAAGTGGCACCCTTTGCGCAAACTGGAGAAAACAACCCTcacggaagaaaaaacggcacaacaaaaatttcacacaaaaaatggaaaaattctATCAAAGGAAGTTCTGCAAAGCCTGTAAAGCTAATTTTGATACCCTTCTCCGATTTTATAGAATCAgctgatgaaaaaaatgcctacTATAAAGCCTTGGAGTTCTACTCAAATTTGACCTATGCCAATTACAACCCATACCCCTTTCAGTTGAACAGAAGCGAAAAGGATCTCTACAAGATGCACATAAAGAGGTGGAATCAATATAtagacaaaaatataaatttcaaTGTTATGCCTAAGTGTAAGACGGGGGAGAAAATCCTTAGCGGGTTCATcattacaaataaaaaaaggctttATGATGATAATAACGTGATGCACGTATGTCCACTATCTACAGAATGTTCCAGTGGCATAAACATCGAATCAGACAAAAGTTTTGAATTTGGATGGGTTCTATGTAGTCGGGAAAACCTGCAAGAAATACACCAGATGAAAAAGCTAGTTCAGGGAAATACTACAGTAATTACGTGTCCCTCGAAGATGAAAATAGGCTTTGGTTTTTCCTTAACAATGCAGAAGGGCATCCAGACAAACATGAAAATCGAACCGTGTAGAAGCAATGTAGCGTCTTGTGGTCTTCCCCCTCAGGTGGGTGAAAATTCGCAGGGCTTTCTTTGGGTTAACTGTCTGCCTAGTAATAAGCGGCTACTACTGGAAACGTTGGAGTCCAAATCGTTTAGCGAAAAGATGCACTTAAATGATAATGCCCTGGTTAGGTTGGAGTGCTCGCGAGGGAAGTTCATCATTGCGGGGTTCGCAGTCGATTACACTGCGTCGAGCATAGATGATTATTTGATATGCCCCGTGGGAAGTTCCGCCTGCGAGTTGAAGATTCGCGTTGAGCAG
- a CDS encoding hypothetical protein (putative) has translation MVTAKKGKKFKRGVKKEGSKHAKAKEGKPKTAKQHEEQIVQKTNIIAIKKSGMNSVFKSLCRDLAEVFSPYSVTLYINKLKNLTELKKKLKELCYKYTISIHISNKKLMYNITSNYTKLTLTFIIQSFTNASVVRSNKIPKFASHNFSKFRPLLILKNFNNSANPEMLNYLIIIQNILKNMFPNINLRADDEHKPKRVILYSYNSADETIYFRQYVTNLRQKSVKEIINEAYRNDSLGEYNNMYNFLSNQIDLNSAKKEEENEMVEVGPRVSFKIFKIADQDKVIYSMINQK, from the exons ATGGTGACGGccaagaaggggaaaaaatttaaacggggggtaaaaaaagaaggcagCAAACACGCAAAAGCAAAGGAGGGTAAACCAAAGACTGCAAAGCAACATGAAGAACAAATTGTCCAAAAAACAAACATAATTGCAATTAAGAAAAGTGGAATGAACTCCGTTTTCAAATCGCTATGTCGAGATTTAGCTGAAGTGTTCTCCCCATATTCGGTAACTTTAtacataaacaaattaaaaaatttaaccgagttaaagaaaaaactgaagGAGTTATGCtataaatatacaattaGCATACACATaagcaacaaaaaattgatgtataATATTACGAGCAATTACACCAAGCTGACATTAACATTTATCATTCAGAGTTTCACCAATGCATCCGTGGTTAGGTCTAATAAAATTCCCAAATTTGCTTCTCACAATTTTAGCAAATTTAGGCCTTTactcattttgaaaaacttCAATAATTCTGCAAATCCGGAGAtgctaaattatttaatcattatacaaaatatactgaaaaatatgttccCCAATATAAATCTCAGAGCGGACGACGAGCACAAACCTAAGAGAGTCATACTATACAGCTACAACAGCGCCGATGAAACTATCTACTTTCGCCAATATGTGACAAATTTAAGACAAAAATCGGTtaaggaaataataaatgagGCATACCGAAATGATAGCCTGGGGGAGTATAACAacatgtacaattttttatccaacCAAATAGACCTGAATAGTgctaaaaaggaggaagaaaacgaaatggTGGAAGTAGGACCGCGCGTTAGCTTcaagatttttaaaattgccgATCAGGACAAAG tTATATACTCGATGATAAATCAGAAGTGA
- a CDS encoding MAC/Perforin domain containing protein (putative), producing the protein MVNHLATKRLGVDPKSGGSGNSERINTPIDRSDSSDRIGRSDRIDRIDRSDLIDRGSDEPFSKYIGKGYDILFGYPLPNNELVEDPGFRNEIFDTRNSLDMISQVACHRDEYFSFVEGINDVTHLAMDNINVEDVNTSIVPFSASMPYKSYFADLEIGRKKYLVAQNSCVHKYVTYNLRDTTRHINREFLLETEKLPIWGKKANEKECLEGGYLHSARNEQCAGSIKPWIDFFQKYGTHLVVSAHFGGRSFNSMEVSRRTMEEAKIYSYKYALGNVPNLDVFRAAWLLQGGPKRGGADGSGGSGGSGGSGGSGGGGADHILNQSHNQPHNQPHNQPHSQPHNQPLNQPPRAREKTASLDIRGGNQTYNGWNQLTYTVWKDSIYTNLLPVHLDLISLSSFMRKGKKESYDKALVYYNSLYGMDKEKYYLSQDIIDVLSDGKQITGSSKGSLILSCPVGYVKSTGFILTYDRSERPTGHRAKGGEAPKIRVYPCLNKGEYDISCSHINESDSVISFGWLYCVRYNFVQFETFYANGNHTSGKTSLEGKCSEGSSLAFGFKMKLEKNKNLTSVKVKACPVGEAKCVISHVKANSDYLLWGFCAPKSFHSINSLQVTYIGEPNVMTDVQGACSDIHKNKYDNIFLGFSFSFDNELGHVDVSPCGMKTKYCVHKVGKRASKNYAGMFLLCRNDGGAVRKFSSPTRLEL; encoded by the exons ATGGTTAACCATTTGGCGACGAAACGATTAGGTGT AGACCCCAAGAGCGGAGGCAGCGGGAACAGCGAGAGGATCAACACTCCCATCGACCGCAGTGACAGCAGTGACCGCATCGGCCGCAGTGACCGCATCGACCGCATCGACCGAAGTGACCTTATCGACCGTGGTAGCGATGAACCGTTCAGCAAGTACATAGGGAAGGGGTACGACATCCTGTTCGGCTACCCACTGCCAAACAACGAGCTTGTGGAAGACCCAGGATTTAGAAACGAAATATTTGATACGAGAAATTCTCTGGACATGATCAGCCAAGTTGCCTGTCACAGAGACGAATATTTCAGCTTCGTCGAAGGGATCAATGATGTTACTCACTTAGCCATGGATAATATAAACGTTGAAGACGTGAATACCAGCATAGTTCCCTTTTCTGCCTCCATGCCATACAAAAGCTACTTTGCCGACTTAGAaataggaaggaaaaaatacctAGTTGCACAGAACAGCTGTGTGCACAAATACGTAACGTACAACTTAAGAGACACCACTAGGCATATTAATAGAGAGTTCTTACTGGAGACGGAGAAATtgcccatttggggaaaGAAGGCGAATGAAAAGGAATGCCTGGAGGGGGGGTACCTGCACAGTGCGAGGAACGAACAATGCGCAGGAAGCATAAAACCGTGGATTGATTTTTTCCAGAAATATGGAACCCACTTAGTTGTGTCTGCGCACTTTGGGGGGCGGTCCTTTAATTCGATGGAAGTTTCTCGGCGCACGATGGAAGAAGCGAAGATATACAGCTATAAGTATGCCCTCGGGAACGTCCCCAACTTGGACGTATTCAGGGCGGCATGGCTGCTGCAGGGGGGTCCCAAGCGGGGGGGCGCCGATGGGAGCGGTGGTAGCGGTGGTAGCGGTGGTAGCGGTGGTAGCGGCGGTGGCGGTGCTGACCATATTCTTAACCAGTCACATAACCAGCCGCATAACCAGCCGCATAACCAGCCGCATAGCCAGCCGCATAACCAACCGCTTAACCAACCGCCCCGCGCGAGGGAGAAAACCGCCAGCCTGGACATCCGCGGGGGAAACCAAACGTACAACGGGTGGAACCAACTGACGTACACAGTGTGGAAGGACTCAATTTACACCAACCTGCTTCCAGTGCACCTGGACTTAATATCACTAAGCTCGTTCATGcgtaagggaaaaaaggaatcatACGACAAGGCCTTGGTTTACTACAACAGCCTGTACGGAATGGACAAGGAAAAGTACTACCTCTCACAAGACATTATAGATGTGCTGTCTGATGGGAAGCAAATAACAGGATCTTCCAAAGGTTCTCTCATTTTGAGTTGCCCTGTTGGTTATGTTAAGAGTACTGGGTTTATCCTCACCTATGACAGATCTGAGAGGCCGACGGGGCATAGAgccaaaggaggagaagcaccgAAGATCCGTGTGTACCCTTGCCTCAACAAGGGAGAGTATGACATTTCATGCTCCCACATAAATGAAAGCGATTCTGTTATTTCCTTCGGATGGCTATATTGCGTGAGGTATAATTTTGTCCAGTTTGAAACGTTTTATGCAAATGGAAATCACACGTCAGGGAAAACATCGCTAGAGGGTAAGTGCTCAGAGGGGAGTAGCTTAGCCTTCGGGTTTAAGATGAagttggagaaaaataaaaatttgaccAGCGTGAAAGTCAAGGCATGTCCCGTCGGTGAAGCCAAGTGTGTAATTAGTCATGTGAAGGCCAATTCTGATTACCTCCTGTGGGGTTTTTGCGCCCCAAAATCTTTTCACAGCATCAACTCATTGCAAGTGACATATATTGGAGAGCCGAACGTGATGACCGATGTGCAGGGTGCTTGTTCCGatattcacaaaaataaatacgaTAACATATTTCTTGggttttctttctcctttgaCAATGAACTGGGGCACGTTGATGTGTCTCCTTGCGGGATGAAGACCAAGTACTGTGTCCACAAAGTGGGCAAAAGGGCATCGAAGAACTACGCGGGAATGTTCCTTCTGTGCAGGAATGATGGTGGCGCCGTGAGGAagttttcttcccccacgAGGTTGGAGttgtga
- a CDS encoding hypothetical protein (putative), with product MALESANKVMLSKLNLQIEQLNCEQLMRYKNVKNVITLKEKKQVLSYLNSYLLRNNKAKYYILSTLMFRIVSRMSTYQVKELIYVLHAYKQNNFLTPFLMLHIMTKLSSQNFVQKMTLNEFLLLVDTLTIPLIMPNSFAQMIQQFICKNMERFKCSDYFVVGYFLARNNLYNESVLNFISEFYKNLGGAQKLQKEERNHFAPYEGEFYNGETNRGVTTVDSFLPNGKLTHLGKDIHKHIFILSKYGYNDIGVCSNLFRVAIARCGSLRPLEICSILKSLQNMNYYNSYLFEVLVGHIKKNLSQYKTSTLMDCLNSLSYFNHVDDRMLTKILVTLPRRISTYTANDFTKLIFFINNFMPFSSYFILFANKHILLFASSLSMLHLVTLLKIFAHQNLISHPILHLLNVKLEKFISSHPSGSYSESTLMSECRAQATKQVTLRNLFEIIHITNFMSVRYPQLTHNCLESMFILQSGHKNMHQEEVKCMAYCCCYFVLVNDHYGDASTIRLHKRISDFFSLLDSSLVRGTPNGESKWHDERGDTLTKGHTHSKKNHNLSHRGEWINGSMEERVTTMYCKPDDKKDNMNEVKNQVGIDIYVMIIRTFLTEFIYHHSRDQVENFYNLCGEHMKCLFFYKIDAVREYHHNDGVNALKKLLPLMYYPHVDKALLKHVQMNRYFLSTYFVGPAREEKSQLSQSEHIRREFSYHEKSLNEMCQVLKDLPQTDYKFKLVKNANCNSVFLYTHYIFAKRAQSKGKVAILFGTQNYYYTTVGELHTGLNPPCATNLLEEKRLTKAAIAQLHYFKLFFDK from the coding sequence ATGGCGCTTGAAAGTGCCAACAAAGTAATGCTGTCCAAACTGAACCTACAAATTGAACAACTGAATTGTGAGCAGTTGATGagatacaaaaatgtaaaaaatgtgatcaCGCTAAAAGAGAAGAAACAAGTCttatcatatttaaataGCTACCTACTTCGTAACAACAAGGCCAAGTACTACATTTTAAGTACTCTCATGTTTCGCATTGTCTCCAGGATGAGTACCTACCAAGTGAAGGAGTTAATATATGTCCTACACGCCTACAAGCAAAATAACTTTTTGACCCCTTTCCTAATGCTACACATTATGACCAAGTTGAGTAGccaaaattttgtgcaaaaaatgacacTAAATGAATTCCTCCTCCTTGTGGATACATTGACAATACCGCTAATAATGCCAAACAGCTTCGCACAAATGATTCAGCAGTtcatatgcaaaaatatggaaaggTTCAAATGTAGTGACTACTTTGTGGTTGGGTATTTTCTGGCCAGGAACAATTTATACAATGAATCTGTTTTGAATTTCATCTCcgagttttacaaaaatttgggAGGTGCACAGAAGTTACAAAAGGAGGAACGTAATCACTTTGCTCCTTACGAAGGTGAGTTCTACAATGGGGAAACCAACAGGGGAGTAACCACAGTGGATAGCTTCCTACCAAATGGGAAGTTAACCCATTTAGGAAAAGACATTCATAagcatattttcattttatcaaaatatgGATACAACGATATAGGTGTGTGTAGCAATCTGTTCAGAGTGGCAATCGCTCGATGTGGATCTTTGCGACCGCTGGAAATAtgctccattttgaagtCGTTGCAAAACATGAACTACTACAACAGTTACTTATTTGAAGTGTTGGTGGGCCATATTAAGAAGAATTTAAGTCAGTACAAAACGAGTACCCTTATGGACTGCTTAAATAGCTTGTCTTACTTCAACCATGTGGATGATAGGATGCTCACCAAAATATTAGTCACCCTGCCGAGAAGGATCTCGACGTATACTGCCAACGATTTTACCAagctgatattttttataaacaattttatgcCATTCTCCAGTTATTTTATTCTCTTTGCAAATAAGcacattttgctttttgcGTCAAGTCTTAGTATGCTCCATTTGGTAAcccttttgaaaattttcgctCACCAGAATTTGATAAGCCACCCAATTCTTCACTTGTTAAATGTGAAGTTGGAGAAATTCATTTCGTCTCACCCGTCGGGGAGCTATTCAGAAAGCACCCTCATGAGCGAATGCCGTGCACAGGCCACTAAGCAGGTAACTTTGAGGAACCTGTTTGAAATTATTCACATTACGAACTTCATGTCAGTGAGGTACCCCCAATTGACGCATAATTGTTTGGAAAGCATGTTCATCCTTCAGAGTGggcacaaaaatatgcaccaGGAAGAAGTAAAATGTATGGCCTACTGTTGCTGCTACTTCGTGCTGGTTAATGACCACTATGGAGACGCTTCGACCATCCGGCTTCACAAACGTAtaagcgattttttttcccttttggacTCATCCTTGGTGAGGGGAACCCCAAATGGAGAATCCAAATGGCACGACGAGAGGGGGGATACCCTCACTAAGGGGCACACTCACTCGAAAAAGAATCACAATTTATCACACCGTGGGGAGTGGATCAATGGGTCGATGGAAGAAAGGGTCACAACCATGTATTGCAAACCAGATGACAAAAAAGACAACATGAATGAGGTGAAAAATCAAGTGGGGATAGACATCTACGTGATGATCATACGAACGTTCCTCACCGAGTTCATATATCACCACTCAAGAGACCaagtggaaaatttttacaacttgTGCGGGGAACACATgaagtgcctttttttctacaaaattGACGCGGTAAGGGAGTACCACCATAACGACGGTGTAAACGCGCTTAAGAAGTTGCTTCCACTGATGTATTATCCACATGTAGATAAAGCGCTTTTGAAACATGTCCAAATGAATAGATATTTTCTGTCCACCTATTTCGTGGGGCCCGCTCGGGAGGAGAAAAGCCAACTTAGCCAAAGTGAACACATCAGGAGAGAATTTTCGTATCACGAAAAATCGCTCAACGAAATGTGCCAAGTTTTGAAAGACCTACCTCAGACGGATTACAAGTTTAAGCTTGTTAAAAATGCCAACTGCAattctgtttttctttacacTCACTACATATTTGCGAAACGTGCTCAGAGCAAAGGCAAAGTAGCCATCTTATTTGGAACGCAGAATTACTACTACACCACGGTGGGCGAATTGCACACTGGTCTTAATCCCCCTTGCGCTACCAACCTGCTTGAAGAGAAGCGCTTGACCAAGGCGGCCATAGCCCAGCTGCACTACTTCAAGCTCTTTTTTGACAAG